In Ectothiorhodospiraceae bacterium 2226, a single window of DNA contains:
- a CDS encoding tryptophan--tRNA ligase, protein MLSGMRPTGPLHLGHYHGVLKNWVKLQHEYECYFFVADWHALTTDYENPQGISQYVWDMVIDWLAAGVSPGAARIFIQSRVPEHAELHLLLSMMTPLGWLERVPTYKDQQEKLRDKDLATYGFLGYPLLQSADILAYKAGYVPVGEDQVAHVELTREVARRFNHLYGREPDFEVRAETAAAKMGKKNARLYRELRRRFQEEGDAGALDTARALLEDQQNITLGDRERLVGYLEGSSRIILPEPQALLTRASRMPGLDGQKMSKSYGNTIALREDPAQVETRIRTMPTDPARVRRTDPGEPEKCPVWELHKVYSGEDVKEWVQQGCRSAGIGCLECKRPVIDAVQAELAQLRERAQPYIEDLGMVRSIVNDGCEAAREVARATLDEVRSVMGLVHR, encoded by the coding sequence GTGCTCTCCGGCATGCGGCCCACCGGCCCGCTGCACTTGGGGCACTATCACGGCGTGTTGAAGAACTGGGTCAAACTCCAGCACGAGTACGAGTGTTACTTCTTCGTGGCGGACTGGCACGCGCTCACCACCGATTACGAGAACCCGCAAGGCATCTCCCAGTATGTGTGGGACATGGTGATCGACTGGCTGGCGGCGGGGGTGAGTCCCGGTGCGGCGCGCATCTTCATCCAATCGCGCGTGCCCGAGCACGCCGAGTTGCACCTGCTGCTGTCGATGATGACCCCGCTCGGCTGGCTCGAACGGGTGCCGACCTACAAGGACCAGCAGGAGAAGCTGCGCGACAAGGACCTCGCCACCTACGGCTTTCTCGGCTACCCCCTGCTGCAGAGCGCCGACATCCTGGCCTACAAGGCGGGCTACGTCCCGGTGGGCGAGGACCAGGTGGCCCACGTCGAGTTGACGCGCGAGGTGGCGCGCCGCTTCAATCACCTCTACGGTCGCGAGCCGGACTTCGAGGTGCGCGCCGAGACGGCCGCCGCCAAGATGGGCAAGAAGAACGCGCGCCTGTACCGGGAGCTACGACGCCGCTTTCAGGAGGAGGGCGACGCCGGCGCATTGGACACGGCGCGCGCCTTGCTGGAGGATCAGCAGAACATCACCCTGGGCGATCGCGAGCGCCTGGTGGGCTACCTGGAGGGCAGCAGCCGCATCATCCTGCCCGAGCCGCAGGCGCTGCTGACGCGCGCCTCGCGCATGCCGGGGCTCGACGGGCAGAAGATGTCCAAGTCCTACGGCAATACCATCGCCCTGCGCGAGGACCCGGCCCAGGTCGAGACGCGCATCCGCACCATGCCGACCGACCCGGCGCGCGTGCGCCGCACCGATCCGGGTGAGCCGGAGAAGTGCCCGGTGTGGGAACTGCACAAGGTGTACTCCGGCGAGGACGTGAAAGAGTGGGTGCAGCAGGGCTGTCGCAGCGCCGGGATCGGCTGCCTGGAATGCAAGCGCCCGGTGATCGATGCCGTGCAGGCGGAGCTCGCCCAGCTGCGCGAGCGCGCCCAGCCGTACATCGAAGACCTCGGCATGGTGCGCAGCATCGTCAATGACGGTTGCGAGGCGGCACGGGAAGTGGCCCGCGCCACGCTGGACGAGGTGCGCAGCGTGATGGGCCTGGTGCACCGCTGA
- a CDS encoding threonylcarbamoyl-AMP synthase — MQMLRIHPVNPQLRLVRQAAEALRAGALMVYPTDSGYALGCRLGDKEGIERIRRIRELPDHHHLTLICRDLSELGQYARVDNSQYRLLKSLTPGAYTFILRATREVPRRLQHPKRKTIGLRVPDHPVALSLLAELDEPILSSTLILPSSAQPLTDPHEIGERLGSQIDLLIDAGLTQAEPTTVVDLLEGPPVVVRPGAGDLRMVGA, encoded by the coding sequence ATGCAAATGCTGCGCATACACCCCGTTAACCCGCAATTGCGGTTGGTGCGACAGGCCGCGGAGGCCCTGCGCGCCGGCGCGCTGATGGTGTACCCAACCGACTCGGGCTATGCCCTTGGTTGTCGTTTGGGGGACAAGGAGGGCATCGAGCGCATTCGTCGGATCCGCGAGCTGCCGGATCATCACCATCTCACGCTGATCTGCCGCGACCTGTCGGAACTGGGGCAGTACGCGCGCGTCGACAACAGCCAGTATCGGCTGCTGAAGTCACTCACGCCGGGGGCCTACACGTTCATACTGCGCGCCACCCGCGAGGTACCGCGGCGCCTGCAGCATCCCAAGCGCAAGACCATCGGACTGCGTGTGCCTGACCATCCGGTCGCCCTCAGCCTGCTCGCGGAGTTGGACGAGCCGATCCTGAGCTCCACGCTCATCCTGCCGTCCAGCGCGCAACCGCTTACCGATCCGCATGAGATCGGCGAGCGACTAGGGTCGCAGATCGACCTGCTGATCGACGCGGGGTTGACCCAGGCGGAGCCCACCACGGTGGTCGATCTGCTCGAGGGCCCGCCGGTGGTGGTGCGTCCCGGCGCGGGGGACCTCCGCATGGTCGGCGCCTGA
- a CDS encoding site-2 protease family protein, giving the protein MEDLDLMQRIAVWALPVLFAITVHEVAHGWMARRLGDPTALMMGRLTLNPIKHVDPVGTVLVPGILLVFTGFVFGWAKPVPVTWQNLRKPKRDMILVALAGPGANLLMAVAWALVARLGLMLMGEMPWLGLPLLYMGAAGILINIILMVLNLLPLPPLDGGRVVSGLLPGPLSWRFDRLEPFGLFILLGLLATGVLGMILWPPIEALQGLLHQIFVR; this is encoded by the coding sequence ATGGAAGATTTAGACCTCATGCAGCGCATCGCGGTCTGGGCGCTGCCGGTGCTGTTCGCCATCACGGTACACGAGGTCGCCCACGGCTGGATGGCACGCCGCCTCGGCGACCCCACCGCCCTGATGATGGGGCGCCTCACCCTCAATCCGATCAAGCACGTCGACCCCGTGGGCACCGTGCTGGTGCCGGGCATCCTGCTGGTGTTCACCGGCTTTGTGTTCGGGTGGGCAAAGCCGGTGCCGGTGACCTGGCAGAATCTGCGCAAGCCCAAGCGCGACATGATCCTGGTGGCGCTCGCAGGACCCGGGGCGAATCTGCTGATGGCGGTCGCCTGGGCCTTGGTCGCCCGTTTGGGCCTGATGCTGATGGGGGAGATGCCGTGGCTCGGTCTGCCGCTGCTGTACATGGGTGCGGCGGGCATTCTCATCAACATCATCCTGATGGTGTTGAACCTGTTACCGCTGCCGCCGCTCGATGGGGGGCGGGTCGTGTCGGGTTTGCTGCCCGGCCCGCTGAGCTGGCGCTTCGACCGGCTGGAGCCGTTCGGCCTGTTCATCCTGCTGGGGCTGCTGGCCACCGGCGTATTGGGCATGATCCTATGGCCGCCGATCGAGGCGCTACAGGGCCTGCTGCATCAGATATTCGTGAGATGA
- a CDS encoding YciK family oxidoreductase, producing MTVIPKDYRPAPDLLKDRVILITGAGDGIGAAAARACAAHGATVILLGRTTRKLEAVYDSIEQAGHPEPAIYPMNLEGAVAKDFADLALKIDEEFGRLDGLLHNAANLGTLTPIEHYDPELWAKVLQVNVNAPYLLTRACLKLLKQAPDARVLFTGAEVGRHGRAYWGAYAASHAAAENIMETLADEVESLGRIRVNSIDPGAVRTAMRTRAFPAEDASVLPPPADIMRPYLYLLGPDSRDVHGQRLRAQD from the coding sequence ATGACCGTGATACCCAAGGACTACCGCCCCGCCCCGGATCTGCTGAAGGACCGCGTGATCCTCATTACCGGTGCCGGCGACGGCATCGGCGCCGCCGCCGCCCGCGCCTGCGCGGCGCACGGGGCGACGGTCATCCTGCTCGGGCGCACCACGCGCAAGCTGGAGGCGGTTTACGACAGCATCGAACAGGCCGGGCACCCGGAGCCGGCGATCTACCCGATGAACCTCGAAGGCGCGGTGGCCAAGGACTTCGCCGACCTCGCGCTGAAGATCGACGAGGAGTTCGGCCGCCTCGACGGCCTGCTGCACAATGCCGCCAATCTCGGCACCCTGACTCCAATCGAGCACTATGACCCCGAGCTCTGGGCCAAGGTCCTGCAAGTGAACGTGAACGCGCCTTACTTGCTCACCCGAGCGTGCCTCAAGTTGCTCAAGCAGGCCCCCGACGCGCGCGTGCTGTTTACCGGCGCCGAAGTCGGCCGCCACGGACGCGCCTACTGGGGCGCCTACGCCGCCTCCCACGCGGCGGCGGAAAACATCATGGAAACCTTGGCCGACGAGGTGGAGAGCCTGGGGCGCATCCGCGTGAACAGCATCGATCCCGGCGCGGTGCGTACCGCCATGCGCACCCGCGCCTTCCCCGCCGAGGACGCGAGCGTGCTGCCGCCGCCCGCCGACATCATGCGGCCCTATCTCTACCTGCTCGGCCCCGACAGCCGCGACGTACACGGTCAACGACTGCGCGCCCAGGACTGA
- a CDS encoding pseudouridine synthase, with amino-acid sequence MDEKLQKVLARAGLGSRRELEDWIVAGRVSVNSQRATLGQRVGPQDVLRVDGRVIPHAQTAPMETRVLVYHKPVGVVSTRSDPEGRPTVFDTLPRLAQGRWIAVGRLDLNTLGLLLLTNDGELAHRLMHPSTEIEREYAVRVVGEVSKETLARLREGVELDGQSAAFDLIRPAGGEGVNHWYHVVLREGRNREVRRLWESQGITVSRLIRVRYGPITLPRGLRAGRWEALELGAVRELLRAAGLSAERAGPTRRPVRGKGEGRGGKAPRSPRAAAPRRAASPSAVKRPTRPPSRGRPKPRRG; translated from the coding sequence ATGGACGAGAAACTACAGAAGGTGCTCGCGCGCGCGGGCCTCGGGTCGCGCCGCGAGCTGGAGGACTGGATAGTCGCCGGGCGCGTAAGCGTGAACAGCCAGCGTGCGACGCTCGGCCAACGCGTGGGGCCGCAGGACGTGCTGCGGGTCGACGGGCGGGTGATTCCGCACGCGCAAACCGCGCCGATGGAGACGCGGGTGCTGGTCTATCACAAACCGGTGGGCGTGGTGAGTACCCGCAGCGACCCGGAGGGGCGCCCGACGGTGTTCGACACCCTGCCACGGCTCGCGCAGGGGCGCTGGATAGCGGTGGGGCGGCTGGACCTCAACACCCTCGGGCTCTTGCTGTTGACCAACGACGGCGAGTTGGCCCACCGCCTCATGCACCCCAGTACCGAGATCGAACGCGAGTACGCCGTGCGGGTGGTGGGCGAGGTGTCCAAGGAGACGCTGGCCCGCCTGCGCGAGGGGGTCGAACTCGACGGCCAGTCGGCGGCCTTCGACCTCATTCGCCCGGCGGGGGGCGAGGGGGTCAACCATTGGTACCACGTGGTGCTGCGCGAAGGGCGCAACCGCGAGGTGCGCCGCCTGTGGGAGAGTCAGGGGATCACCGTGAGTCGCCTGATCCGGGTGCGCTACGGGCCGATCACGCTGCCGCGTGGGCTGCGGGCCGGGCGCTGGGAGGCGCTGGAACTCGGGGCGGTGCGCGAGTTGCTGCGCGCCGCCGGCCTGTCGGCGGAGCGGGCGGGTCCTACGCGCCGACCGGTGCGGGGCAAGGGCGAGGGGCGCGGCGGTAAGGCCCCGCGTTCCCCGCGCGCGGCCGCGCCGCGGCGCGCCGCCTCGCCCTCGGCCGTCAAGCGGCCCACCAGGCCGCCAAGCAGAGGACGGCCCAAGCCGCGCCGAGGATGA
- a CDS encoding endonuclease produces the protein MSIRDALAVYRALYQVHGAQGWWPAESPFETMVGAILTQNTSWTNVERALTALRAEAPLEPAALLALDPTVLAAALRPVGYFNVKARRLTAFCRWYLERGGYAGLKRLPTPALREALLAVHGIGPETADDILLYAFERPVFVIDAYTRRLFARLGLIEGTEPYEALRARFEQSLAAEPAPVALFNEYHALIVLHAKKVCRPRPKCTACVLQARCAAITP, from the coding sequence ATGAGCATCCGCGACGCCCTGGCCGTCTATCGCGCCCTGTACCAGGTGCATGGCGCGCAGGGCTGGTGGCCGGCCGAGAGCCCCTTCGAGACCATGGTGGGGGCGATTCTCACCCAGAACACCTCGTGGACCAACGTGGAGCGCGCGCTGACGGCACTGCGTGCCGAGGCGCCGCTGGAGCCGGCGGCGCTGTTGGCGCTGGATCCGACGGTGCTGGCCGCGGCGCTGCGCCCGGTGGGGTATTTCAACGTCAAGGCGCGGCGCCTGACGGCGTTCTGTCGCTGGTATCTGGAGCGCGGCGGGTATGCGGGCCTGAAGCGCCTGCCAACGCCCGCGTTGCGCGAGGCCTTGCTGGCCGTCCACGGTATTGGACCGGAAACGGCCGACGACATCCTGCTGTATGCCTTCGAGCGGCCGGTATTCGTGATCGACGCCTATACGCGTCGGCTATTCGCCCGCTTGGGCTTGATCGAAGGTACCGAACCGTATGAAGCGCTGCGCGCGCGCTTCGAACAAAGCTTGGCCGCCGAGCCGGCGCCGGTGGCGCTGTTCAATGAATATCACGCGCTGATCGTGCTGCACGCGAAGAAGGTCTGCCGCCCGCGCCCGAAGTGCACTGCATGTGTGCTCCAGGCGCGCTGCGCGGCCATTACGCCCTAG
- a CDS encoding MBL fold metallo-hydrolase, translating into MSGSAAPHRIHALELGPMENFVYLIEDRESGRAAIVDPAWDPARVMALAHEHGLRVTDVLLTHSHHDHINGIEQVLDETDAQLHLLKAEAEFWEAPLIRPTLHHGGDVLELGATRIELLHTPGHTPGSACFRLGNDLITGDTLFVFGCGRCDLRGGDPEQMFHTLRGLRENLPANTLLHPGHNYAERTTSTWEEQLHGNPFLHFDALPDFVHYRMREHDRHRHTPYGPVSAAEVRKGSGR; encoded by the coding sequence ATGTCCGGCTCCGCAGCACCCCACCGTATCCACGCCCTCGAGTTGGGGCCGATGGAGAACTTCGTCTACCTGATCGAGGATCGCGAGAGCGGCCGCGCGGCCATCGTCGACCCCGCCTGGGACCCGGCGCGCGTGATGGCCCTGGCGCACGAGCACGGCCTGCGCGTGACCGACGTGCTGCTCACCCACAGCCATCACGATCACATCAACGGCATCGAGCAGGTATTGGACGAAACCGACGCCCAACTCCATCTATTGAAGGCCGAGGCCGAGTTTTGGGAGGCGCCGTTGATACGGCCCACCCTGCATCACGGGGGCGACGTCCTGGAACTCGGCGCGACCCGCATCGAGCTCCTGCACACGCCCGGCCACACCCCCGGCTCGGCCTGCTTCCGGCTCGGCAACGACCTCATCACGGGCGACACCCTGTTCGTGTTCGGCTGCGGGCGCTGCGATCTTCGCGGCGGCGATCCCGAGCAGATGTTCCACACCCTGCGGGGCCTGCGCGAGAACCTGCCGGCCAACACCCTGCTGCACCCGGGGCACAACTACGCCGAGCGCACCACCTCCACCTGGGAAGAACAGCTGCACGGCAATCCCTTTCTGCACTTCGACGCCCTGCCCGACTTCGTGCATTACCGCATGCGGGAGCACGACCGCCACCGCCACACACC
- a CDS encoding PHP domain-containing protein yields the protein MAVVHDLHAHSTYSDGTLTPTLLVRRAQAQGVGVLALTDHDGLDGLPEAEAAARECGIRLIPGVEVSVSWAGRTLHVLGLGVDPADAGLREGLARLRAFRGWRAEEIARRLEAHGIPDAYAGAKGYAHGAIIGRTHFARHLLALGKARNFGHVFKRYLTQGKPGHVPGQWASLEEALGWIHGAGGQAVLAHPARYKLTRTKLNILLEEFRAAGGEGLEVISGSHAPRDSVLMATFARRHGLLASVGSDFHDPDGGYAELGRLPELPAGCRPIWHTWH from the coding sequence ATGGCAGTCGTCCACGACCTCCACGCCCACTCCACGTATTCCGACGGTACGCTCACTCCGACATTGCTGGTTCGGCGCGCCCAGGCGCAAGGCGTCGGCGTGCTCGCGCTCACCGACCACGACGGCCTGGACGGGCTACCCGAGGCCGAGGCGGCCGCGCGCGAATGCGGCATCCGGCTGATTCCGGGGGTGGAAGTGTCGGTAAGCTGGGCGGGGCGTACCTTGCACGTGTTGGGGTTGGGGGTCGATCCGGCCGACGCCGGCCTGCGCGAGGGACTCGCGCGTCTGCGCGCGTTCCGCGGCTGGCGCGCCGAGGAGATCGCGCGCCGCCTGGAGGCGCACGGTATCCCCGACGCCTACGCCGGCGCGAAGGGCTACGCGCACGGCGCCATCATCGGCCGCACTCATTTCGCCCGCCATCTGTTGGCACTGGGCAAGGCGCGCAATTTCGGCCACGTGTTCAAACGCTACCTCACGCAGGGCAAGCCGGGCCACGTCCCCGGCCAATGGGCGTCGCTCGAGGAGGCGCTTGGCTGGATTCACGGCGCGGGCGGCCAAGCCGTGCTGGCGCATCCGGCGCGTTACAAACTCACCCGCACCAAGCTCAATATCTTGCTGGAAGAATTTCGCGCGGCGGGCGGCGAGGGGCTGGAGGTGATCTCCGGCAGCCACGCGCCGCGCGACAGTGTGCTGATGGCGACGTTCGCACGCCGTCATGGCTTGTTGGCCTCCGTCGGTTCGGATTTTCACGACCCGGACGGAGGTTACGCAGAACTCGGTCGGCTGCCGGAGCTACCTGCGGGCTGCCGACCTATTTGGCACACCTGGCACTGA
- a CDS encoding segregation/condensation protein A: protein MQTPDVPQQEEMPFAIVQGNALLTLPKDLYIPPEALEVFLDAFEGPLDLLLYLIKRQNLDVLDIPIAEITRQYMDYVEVMKELQLELAAEYLVMAAMLAEIKSRMLLPRPTEEGDEDDPRAELVRRLQEYERYKQAAEDIDALPQVGRDIFPARVPDPPRHEGRAPPQVDLAEILAAIRDVMSRAEMFAHHQIQREPLSVRERMSRLLEALGPERFTEFTSLFTLDEGRRGVVVTLLALLELIKQTLVELVQAEPFGPIHVRLREGTTA from the coding sequence ATGCAGACGCCGGACGTACCGCAGCAGGAGGAGATGCCCTTCGCCATCGTGCAGGGCAACGCCTTGTTGACGCTGCCCAAGGACCTATACATCCCCCCCGAGGCCCTGGAGGTGTTTCTGGACGCCTTCGAGGGGCCGCTGGATCTGTTGCTGTACCTCATCAAGCGCCAGAACCTGGACGTGCTGGATATCCCCATCGCCGAGATCACACGACAGTACATGGACTACGTCGAGGTGATGAAAGAGCTGCAACTCGAGTTGGCGGCCGAGTACCTGGTGATGGCCGCCATGCTGGCCGAGATCAAATCGCGCATGCTGTTGCCGCGACCCACCGAGGAGGGCGACGAAGATGACCCGCGCGCCGAGCTGGTGCGCCGCCTGCAGGAGTACGAGCGCTACAAGCAGGCGGCGGAGGACATCGATGCCCTGCCGCAGGTGGGGCGCGACATCTTCCCGGCGCGCGTGCCCGACCCGCCGCGCCACGAGGGGCGCGCGCCGCCGCAGGTGGATCTGGCGGAGATCCTGGCCGCTATCCGGGATGTGATGTCGCGCGCCGAGATGTTCGCGCACCACCAGATCCAGCGCGAACCCCTGTCGGTGCGCGAGCGCATGTCGCGGCTGCTGGAGGCGCTCGGTCCGGAGCGGTTTACCGAATTCACCAGCTTGTTTACCCTCGACGAGGGCCGGCGCGGCGTCGTGGTCACGTTGCTGGCATTGCTCGAACTCATCAAGCAGACCCTGGTCGAGTTGGTCCAGGCCGAACCCTTCGGCCCCATTCACGTGCGCCTGCGGGAGGGGACGACGGCATGA
- the scpB gene encoding SMC-Scp complex subunit ScpB yields MNRPELKHIVEAALLAAGEPLSVERLLGLFGTDEPPARREVLEALEHLGEDCAGRGIELQEVASGWRLQVRQDLAPWVSRLWEERPARYSRALMETLALIAYRQPITRAEIEDIRGVSVSTQIVKTLLEREWVRVVGHRDVPGRPALYGTTRTFLDYFGLSSLDELPTLAELRDIDRINAELDLGAPDALPSEDQPEPGEEEVHAVADDLNDDAAIDEGGPDEAGETPRGEDGGFGAALEADAVDAEHDDLDEEPEAAESAR; encoded by the coding sequence ATGAATCGCCCGGAACTGAAGCATATAGTCGAGGCGGCACTGTTGGCCGCCGGCGAGCCGCTGTCGGTCGAGCGTCTGCTCGGGCTGTTCGGCACCGACGAGCCGCCCGCGCGGCGTGAGGTCCTCGAGGCCCTGGAGCACCTGGGCGAGGACTGTGCGGGGCGGGGCATCGAACTGCAGGAGGTTGCCAGCGGCTGGCGCCTGCAGGTGCGCCAGGATCTGGCGCCGTGGGTATCGCGCCTGTGGGAGGAACGGCCCGCGCGCTATTCGCGCGCGCTGATGGAGACCCTCGCGCTGATCGCCTACCGCCAGCCCATCACCCGCGCCGAGATCGAGGACATTCGCGGGGTGAGCGTCTCCACGCAGATCGTCAAGACCCTGCTGGAGCGCGAATGGGTGCGCGTGGTCGGACACCGCGACGTGCCGGGGCGCCCGGCGCTGTATGGCACCACGCGGACGTTCCTGGATTACTTCGGACTGAGCAGCCTGGACGAATTACCGACGCTGGCCGAGTTGCGCGATATCGACCGTATCAACGCGGAACTCGACCTCGGGGCGCCCGATGCCCTCCCGTCCGAGGACCAGCCGGAACCGGGCGAGGAAGAGGTGCATGCCGTGGCAGACGACCTCAACGATGACGCCGCCATCGACGAAGGCGGGCCTGATGAAGCCGGCGAGACGCCAAGGGGCGAGGATGGCGGTTTTGGGGCCGCGCTCGAAGCCGACGCCGTCGACGCGGAACACGATGACCTGGACGAGGAACCCGAAGCGGCCGAGTCGGCGCGCTGA